In the Brettanomyces nanus chromosome 1, complete sequence genome, TGCCTGCGATTCAGAAAGACTTTGCTGAGCTTTTTCAAGCTGCTTTTCTGCCTCGTTTTTCTGACCTTTACCCCATCTGAACCATCCTCTTTTAGACTCGtcaactttcttttgaGCCTCTTCTACTTGCTTGAGAGCCTGATCATATGAATTTTCGGCAGCTTGCTGGCTGGAAGTTATTGAATCACCCACAACTTTTTTCCCAGAAGCATACGAGTCCTTTACAACATCTGTGGCTTTATTGTATAGCCCTTTTGCTTTACTGGAAGCAGTGTCATATTGATCCTGGGCATGGGTAGAGGCTGCAGAGGCGAGTTCTTGAGCATTAGCCTTGAGTTCTTCATAGTGTTTCTGAGCATCCCGAACGACATCCTTGCCATATTTAGCAGCATTGTCCTTGGCTAGAGCAAGATTCTCTTCAGCATGTGCAAGATTGTCTTTCGCCTGAGAACCCACTTGATTCTGGGCAGAATCcaaagcagcagcagctttTTCATAAGCATCAATAGCAGATTCCTTGGTAGAACCAAAACCGGACTTTATGGAATGCACATACGACTCGTACTTTTTCTGTGCATCTTCAACGACGTCACTTCCGTACTGAGAAGCGCTCTCCTTAGCGTCCGCAAGTTCGGCTTGTGCCTGAGCCAACTGAGCTTTTGCTTGAGAAGATTTTCCCCCAAACCAGGAAAACACTCCGTTTCCCACCTCGTTGACCTTCTCCTGAGCAACATAAGCTCGACCTAGAGCGGCTTCATACGCTTCCTGAGCCGATTCTTTAGTAGCACCATATTGAGCATTAAGATAATCAGATAAGCGTCCGCTTTTCTTGCTCacatcatcaacaacatcaCTACCATACCTCTGAAGGGACTCTCTAGCCACGAGCATCTGCTGCTCAGCTTCAGAAAGCTTCTCACGCGCAGCCTCATTGCTGGATTTGCcccaaaaagaaagccaGCTCTTTCCTGAGTTGGCGGCCTCGTTGACCTGAGTCTGGGCATCCTTCACTTGCTCGGAAGCCCTGCGATATGCGTCTTCGGCTGCCTCTTGAGTACTGCCTATGAGTGAGCGAGCCTTTTCGCTAGCATCTTCAAACTGCTGCTGAGCCTGAGCCACAGCATTCTGACCAAATCTAGTAAGTCCTTCATGTGCAACAATTAATTGATTCTGAGCTTCGTCCAATTGATCCTGAGCTGCAGCCTGGCGAGCCTTACCCCAGACAgaaacatcttctttggcctctGCCAACATCTGGTTAGCGACATTAACCCTACCCAACGCTTTTGCGTAGGCATCACTGGTACTTTGCTGGGTTTTTCCCAACTTGAAGTTTAGCCCTTCAACGGATCGAGTGTATTGTTTTTCAGCTTCACTCAATGCTTTCTCTCCATACTTGAGTACATTTTCTCTTGCCAAGTCCACCCTTTGCTgagcttcttcaatgagCTGTTTATCTTGTCCATTAGGGTAATTGGAGGCTTCCTCTTTAACAACTTTCAACCTGATTAAAGCCGAGTTGTAAGCCTTCTCTGCAGATTGTTTTGAACTGCCAAAGGAAGCCTTGATTGCACTGATAGAAGCCTCATACTTCTTTTTGGCTTCTGCCACAGCACTCTCACCGTACTGCTGCACCTTTTTTTGAGCGCTGTTGAGATCTGCCTGGGCTTCGGCAAGCTGCTTCTCAAATTCGCTCTTGCTTGACTCTGACCAAGAGCTGATAGAATCGCCAGCCTTCTTCTGAGCAGACACTACTTTTCCGTATGCCGCAGCGTACAGAGATTCTGCTTGATCTCTGGCTCGATTTGGAGTCCTCCAGTCATCAATTCCAGAAGCAGATACTCCAAAATTTGATGCACTGACTGCTGGTGCATTCCAATTGTAAAGACCCAGTGCTTCCACATTGTGTCCTTGGTTGAATTGCACA is a window encoding:
- a CDS encoding uncharacterized protein (EggNog:ENOG41) — its product is MPTNKLFYSLVAGVAGLYFYDVQFNQGHNVEALGLYNWNAPAVSASNFGVSASGIDDWRTPNRARDQAESLYAAAYGKVVSAQKKAGDSISSWSESSKSEFEKQLAEAQADLNSAQKKVQQYGESAVAEAKKKYEASISAIKASFGSSKQSAEKAYNSALIRLKVVKEEASNYPNGQDKQLIEEAQQRVDLARENVLKYGEKALSEAEKQYTRSVEGLNFKLGKTQQSTSDAYAKALGRVNVANQMLAEAKEDVSVWGKARQAAAQDQLDEAQNQLIVAHEGLTRFGQNAVAQAQQQFEDASEKARSLIGSTQEAAEDAYRRASEQVKDAQTQVNEAANSGKSWLSFWGKSSNEAAREKLSEAEQQMLVARESLQRYGSDVVDDVSKKSGRLSDYLNAQYGATKESAQEAYEAALGRAYVAQEKVNEVGNGVFSWFGGKSSQAKAQLAQAQAELADAKESASQYGSDVVEDAQKKYESYVHSIKSGFGSTKESAIDAYEKAAAALDSAQNQVGSQAKDNLAHAEENLALAKDNAAKYGKDVVRDAQKHYEELKANAQELASAASTHAQDQYDTASSKAKGLYNKATDVVKDSYASGKKVVGDSITSSQQAAENSYDQALKQVEEAQKKVDESKRGWFRWGKGQKNEAEKQLEKAQQSLSESQAGLQKYGKDVIKQAQKKYYSAKENLNSATESAKDNIGSATSAVQENIGAAADYVKDTADSAVHSVQDQYSSLFGKDGHLQVKSKEAAQEVADYYNAQLKSAQENFENAQSNWNKWKDESSKSMQKEADSKYHYFRQKDAEARKKLSEFGDGSKANLDRVVQAQKDGLDSAHKHAQGVLGRVQDWLRG